In Fusobacterium sp. SYSU M8D902, the DNA window TAGTTTAGATCGTTTTGATTCTCATATTGATGAGTATGATGTATTTCTATTAGGACCACAGGTTAGATTCAAAAAAAATCAACTTCAACCTATTGCTCATAAAGCAAATAAACCTTTAGAAGTTATCAATACTACAGATTATGGTTTGATGAAAGGTGAAAATGTTCTTAAGTTCG includes these proteins:
- a CDS encoding PTS sugar transporter subunit IIB, with the protein product MKKILLLCAAGMSTSILVNKMKDAATKNGIEVEIKAVSLDRFDSHIDEYDVFLLGPQVRFKKNQLQPIAHKANKPLEVINTTDYGLMKGENVLKFALELIEKGV